In Lewinellaceae bacterium, a single window of DNA contains:
- a CDS encoding HAMP domain-containing histidine kinase, with the protein MALKNSRCILPCLLFCLSLSLTAADINRDSLARVLKKTPENSRERAEILGQLSVSYSEDVPDEAIFYGEAVISLARKLGAPELLYQGHMSTGVAYAVKGDAPEIALQHFLDALNIAKRGEGKEWLLRQVKSRINISGVHWQMENIGPALDYAYQNVAQLKSMDEPLTLAGAYRTVALIQQTAENYDSTFYYLHLALGIYEAEKASHQEAFTLVTLSTAYQQVGLQEQAQQILYRVQQHARMQQDSLLLRDTYRGLSKAHLQLNRIDSAEYYARALLEVAARLGLLPEMASSYELLSELYTTTNQPDSALHYYRRYAEAREQLISDEKARAIQEMDTRYQAQEKARENRLLREQYTLANSRNTLLLISSLLFLSLVAIIAFFNHRLRRRKTELEQLNEEAILLNSRLMALMNEKKHLIKLIAHDIRNPLSLIQLNTYALAQGEFPGEQERKEMLTEIEQATADIDRASLKIMEVENKAETRIKSQNTTFDLVQALQESIREFTPSARSKSISLQFHAQPAQGFLAGDPFLMQHIIANLLSNAIKYSPPNKIIEVSFHSDNDEIAFTVKDEGPGLSAQEQQQLFQRGKTFHAGLANGERSLGEGLYLTRRYVEAMGGDIFVKSRPGQGASFTARFPKPATT; encoded by the coding sequence ATGGCCCTAAAAAACAGCCGGTGCATTTTACCGTGCCTGCTATTCTGTTTGTCCTTATCTCTCACCGCTGCCGATATCAACCGGGACAGCCTAGCCCGGGTACTGAAAAAAACACCCGAGAACAGCCGGGAGCGAGCTGAAATTCTCGGACAACTCAGCGTGTCCTACAGCGAAGATGTGCCGGATGAAGCTATCTTTTACGGGGAGGCGGTCATTAGCCTGGCCCGCAAATTGGGGGCCCCCGAGCTCCTTTATCAGGGCCACATGTCGACAGGGGTGGCTTATGCCGTAAAAGGCGATGCGCCGGAAATCGCCCTGCAGCACTTTTTAGACGCGCTCAATATTGCCAAAAGAGGAGAAGGGAAAGAATGGCTATTGCGGCAGGTAAAAAGCCGAATCAACATCTCCGGCGTCCATTGGCAAATGGAAAACATCGGGCCTGCCCTGGACTATGCTTATCAAAATGTCGCTCAACTGAAGTCGATGGACGAGCCGCTGACCCTGGCCGGCGCTTACCGCACCGTTGCCCTCATACAACAAACTGCGGAAAACTACGATTCCACTTTTTATTACCTCCACCTGGCCCTCGGCATATACGAAGCTGAAAAGGCTAGCCACCAGGAAGCTTTTACCCTTGTCACCCTGAGCACGGCCTACCAGCAGGTGGGCCTCCAGGAGCAGGCGCAGCAGATACTATACCGGGTGCAGCAACACGCCCGCATGCAGCAGGATTCCCTCCTCCTCAGGGATACCTATCGGGGGTTGTCCAAAGCTCACCTGCAGCTCAACCGGATTGATAGCGCCGAGTATTACGCCCGCGCTCTGCTGGAAGTCGCGGCCAGATTAGGGCTCCTGCCTGAAATGGCCAGCAGCTACGAGCTGTTATCAGAACTTTACACCACAACCAACCAGCCGGATAGCGCTTTGCACTATTACCGCCGGTATGCAGAGGCGAGAGAGCAACTCATCAGCGACGAAAAAGCCAGGGCTATTCAGGAAATGGACACCAGATACCAGGCTCAGGAAAAAGCCAGAGAAAACCGCTTGCTTCGCGAGCAATACACCCTGGCCAATTCCAGGAATACGCTATTGCTGATCAGCTCGCTGCTCTTTTTGTCTCTCGTCGCCATTATCGCTTTTTTCAACCACCGGCTGCGCCGCCGAAAAACAGAACTGGAACAATTGAACGAAGAGGCCATCCTGTTGAATTCCCGGCTGATGGCCCTCATGAATGAGAAAAAACACCTGATCAAACTGATCGCCCACGACATCCGCAACCCCCTCTCCCTCATCCAGCTCAACACCTATGCCCTGGCGCAGGGCGAATTCCCCGGCGAACAGGAACGAAAAGAAATGCTGACGGAGATCGAACAGGCTACCGCCGATATCGACCGCGCCAGCCTGAAAATTATGGAGGTCGAAAATAAGGCCGAAACCCGTATAAAAAGCCAGAATACAACTTTTGACCTCGTGCAGGCGCTGCAGGAATCGATCAGAGAATTTACGCCCTCTGCCCGCAGCAAATCCATCAGCCTGCAATTTCACGCCCAACCCGCCCAGGGATTCCTGGCCGGCGACCCTTTCCTGATGCAGCACATCATCGCCAACCTGCTCTCCAACGCTATTAAATATTCTCCTCCCAACAAAATAATCGAGGTTTCTTTCCATTCTGATAACGATGAAATCGCTTTTACCGTAAAGGATGAAGGCCCCGGCTTATCTGCCCAGGAGCAACAGCAGCTCTTCCAAAGGGGAAAGACTTTCCATGCCGGCCTGGCCAACGGCGAACGCTCCCTCGGAGAAGGATTGTACCTTACCCGCCGTTATGTGGAGGCTATGGGAGGCGACATATTCGTAAAAAGCCGCCCCGGACAGGGGGCTAGTTTTACCGCCCGTTTTCCGAAGCCGGCAACGACCTAA
- a CDS encoding AAA-like domain-containing protein, producing MKKRFNDTGLCIAGKHYMADTSAKLAAIMELVEEGAYFAINRPRQYGKTTSIHELSLALNKQSGYLAIQISLEGIGDTVFENEVVFCQNFIDDLAYRLERTHPKYAEFLKKDIDAAISFKFLSRAITNFVLFCQEKVVLLIDEIDKASNNQLFLSFLGTLRDKYLEAHRGLGATFYSVILVGVHDIKSLKLKTSPESSGKLNSPWNIAIDFTVDMSFSPQEIEPMLADYAKDKGIEMATAAIAEKIYYYTSGYPYLVSKICKVADEELLPRKGQQSWDIGLIDEAFKYLVDEAYTTTLFDDMAKNLENNPGLYNLVFEVSFNGKRLPFNILNPDINLGSLYGILVNDQGMCRIHNRIFEQKIYSYMLSKQSRKQYLLSGMLASRFYSDDVLYLKNVLLGFQQFMKENYSKKDTIFLEREGRLLFLSFLKPIINGKGFDFKEPNVAEERRMNVVVTFAAQRYVVELKRWEGEAYHQKGLQQLSDYLDTYSLKEGFLLIFDFRKEKEYKEELIQYKDKQIFAVWV from the coding sequence ATGAAGAAGCGGTTCAACGATACAGGCCTGTGCATTGCCGGCAAACACTATATGGCGGATACTTCCGCCAAACTTGCGGCGATTATGGAACTGGTTGAGGAAGGAGCTTATTTTGCCATTAACCGGCCCCGGCAGTACGGAAAAACGACGAGCATTCACGAGCTTTCCTTAGCCTTGAATAAGCAAAGTGGTTATTTGGCGATTCAAATCAGCTTAGAGGGTATTGGGGATACTGTTTTTGAAAATGAAGTGGTTTTTTGCCAAAATTTTATTGATGACCTGGCTTACCGCCTGGAGCGAACACATCCTAAATACGCTGAGTTTCTAAAGAAAGATATCGATGCTGCCATTTCTTTCAAATTTTTGTCCCGAGCAATTACCAACTTTGTTCTATTTTGTCAGGAAAAAGTAGTCTTGCTCATTGATGAAATAGACAAAGCAAGTAACAACCAGTTATTTTTATCTTTTCTGGGCACACTCCGGGATAAATACCTGGAAGCCCATAGAGGCCTTGGCGCTACGTTCTATTCCGTTATTCTAGTCGGAGTACACGATATCAAATCGCTGAAACTTAAAACATCGCCGGAATCCAGCGGCAAATTGAACAGTCCCTGGAATATCGCCATCGACTTTACGGTGGACATGAGTTTCAGCCCGCAGGAAATCGAACCCATGCTGGCCGATTATGCCAAAGACAAGGGCATAGAAATGGCTACTGCCGCTATTGCTGAAAAAATATATTACTACACCTCTGGCTATCCCTATCTGGTCAGCAAAATATGTAAAGTAGCGGATGAGGAATTATTGCCCCGCAAAGGCCAGCAGTCGTGGGATATTGGCCTGATAGACGAAGCCTTCAAATACCTGGTTGACGAAGCTTACACCACTACCTTATTTGATGATATGGCCAAGAACCTGGAAAACAACCCCGGCCTTTACAACCTCGTTTTTGAGGTCAGTTTTAATGGCAAAAGGCTGCCATTTAATATATTAAACCCTGATATCAATCTCGGGAGCCTTTATGGCATTCTGGTAAACGACCAGGGGATGTGCAGGATACACAACCGAATCTTTGAGCAAAAGATTTATAGTTATATGCTTTCCAAGCAGAGCAGGAAGCAGTACCTCCTGTCCGGAATGCTGGCCAGCCGGTTTTATTCCGATGATGTGCTTTATCTCAAAAATGTCTTGCTGGGCTTTCAGCAATTCATGAAGGAGAACTACTCTAAAAAGGATACCATATTTCTGGAACGGGAAGGGCGTTTGTTGTTCTTGTCTTTTCTCAAGCCCATCATCAACGGAAAGGGCTTTGATTTTAAAGAACCCAATGTTGCGGAGGAACGCAGGATGAATGTGGTGGTCACTTTTGCAGCGCAGCGCTATGTGGTGGAGCTAAAACGCTGGGAGGGAGAAGCCTACCACCAAAAAGGCCTGCAACAGCTCAGCGACTATCTGGATACCTACTCCCTCAAAGAGGGCTTTCTGCTGATCTTTGATTTTCGCAAGGAAAAGGAATATAAGGAGGAGCTTATTCAATATAAGGATAAGCAGATTTTTGCCGTTTGGGTGTGA